The Vespula pensylvanica isolate Volc-1 chromosome 22, ASM1446617v1, whole genome shotgun sequence sequence ATTATTCCGATTTCTTAATTGCATATGCTACATTACCAGGATATGTTgcctttcgaaataatataactGGTAGTTggtttatacaaatattttgtgAGGTTTTTATGAATTATGCTCATGACCATCATCTGtgtgatttattaaaattagtaagtattaaatatcgaaataattaatatatatatatatatgtttatatatatatgtaatctaaatataaataaattacgaaaaactttttatatcaattcaTAGGTCGATTCAAGGCTGAAAAATGTGACACATTCTGGTGGTTGTCAAACAGTAGTGGTTGAAACGAAGGGTTTTCATAAATACTGTTTCCTCAATCCTGGCTTTTTtgggaatgaaaaaaagcaataataattaaaaattaataacaatatattttaatgttaagTTGTAATAAACATAacagagaaattatttaaataatgttatctgtaacaaacatatatattttatacggaTTTGTGatataatgcaaaaaaaaaaaaataaataaatactttatatctatgaaaaattGCTATCAATATTTCCAAAGTCAATTCATCTTATTATTAGAAGTTAAAATCACGCGTGAATAATCAGacgtttttatttacatatttgtttCATTCAATGATAACATGTAACTATCACGTCCTTATGCATGACGAATTTccgattataattttaataaagaaacttTGTTACGATGTTTTATACGACTTAACGTACAGTGAATAAAATCGAACGGGCAAATTGGCATATCGGTAGTTAGGCATAGAATCAAATCAACATGAACACACATCCTCTTAAAATGGCACACacattgatttataatatacgttttcttttcacaaTAATTCCAatgatattgttaaattatgatcgttattatattatatcaaatatagtttcgaatatttttatattagaatattgaatattataatgaaattaatttttattcagtatgaatttttgattattaatttatttcaatatagataatcaataagatatttatacaTGAAACACTACGGTGAAAAGCAAGATTGTAAAgtacaataaaatgaaatgctTATTAAACCGTTAAATTTTGTTACCGTACGCTTCAACCGAATGCGTGATTTCAAAGACGTAGTCACAatgtaaaattcaaataagTTGCTTGCAGTGATCAATTCGGAGCGGTACTTTTCAATATGtggaattttttctcttcgtttatttttgtaCCCgtgattttttctattatttgcTTACCTAATAACGTAAAATTACTTCCAAATCATGATCGTCGGAATACGATAAGGCGAAgtttaaaatcaaatatgaCTCAAACATCTATTAGTTATAAACGTGAGtaatataggatatatatatatatatatatatatatatatatatgtgtgtgtgtaaaattataaaataaattttaattattttttaagttgATACTTGGTCAAAATATGACAATCCTGAGGAAGGTATGCATCATGAAGGagatattcaaatattaaatactcGAAAAACAATCacatcatttaaaaaattattatggcCAAATGGAatagtatattatactatagaTGAAGCTATtggtaaattaattttatatataagtattattatttatttataatttgtatgaatcaaataatttcttttcctaattaataaacataattttgaggatatttgtattttattatagaaaacagTCCGCAACAATTTTCCGTTCTGCAAAAAGCAATGATGATACTAATGGAAAAAACGTGTATTCAATTCCAGCGAATTTATCCAAATGAAAACGGACAATATTCAGTTGAAAGTTGGGTTAATATCGTAGGAAACAAAAGTGGATGTTATTCTGATTTAGGACGTAATTTATTTGGCGGTCCAAGTGTTctaaatttaaatgtaaatttatgttTTGATATAATAGGTCATGCTCTTCATGAAATGTTACATACATTAGGTGCTTATCATGAACATATGAGACCAGATCGTGatcaacatatttatatattgtggGAAAACATTAGAGAAGGTAATTACCATTATAATAACTCTAgcattgattttaatttatagatattgtaaacaatagaaaatatctgatattttcattagatgagtatatgtttatattttatttcttttttattcccaggaactaaatttaattttaaactgTTAAATACTAATACAGTAACTGATTATGGATTACCATATGATTATGATAGTATAATGCATTATTCAATGACAGCTTTTTCTAAAAGCAAATCCTTAGCAACAATAATACCCAaggtacatacacacacacacacacacacacacacacacacacacacacacacacacacacacatatattttgttactttactattttttccttctatattTCTATGAACTATTTTCATATAGATAAATGGCATGGAAATTGGTCAAAGAGATAGACTATCTTATTAtgatgttaaaaaattattaataacatataaatgCAGTGCGATATATTACTATAAGAATGAAAGACTGTATAAAGGCGAATATGATAGAATTGAAGTTGGTTCTTCAAatcaaatgaataatataagtGAAATAcatgaaataacaaatattacaaactCTGTTACAGAAGTAGGACTAATTATAAATCCTGCAACCTACCAcgcataaaatattaaatagaagaGATAATATAAGCTTATCTACTAATCATTCACAATTAAAATATCACTCAAAAAGTTCAGAATATAATTCTATGCATCTAAACTTTACCATCGTAAATCATCCAatccataatttttattgttatgaataattttttaaaggtataaagaaaattagaaatattttttgagtattttaatttaatattctacACAAATGGATAACACACTTTTTCTTAAATGTAATtcttaaatgaattattataaataaattacgtgatacatattattataaatacctATCGATCTTTTGTGTAATATGAATCCTTTGTTCTAATATCACTATATTTCGAATGACCTCTTTCTTGTGATGATCTATCATGATATCGagatttatgttttttctttatgtgaCTATCTTTTGATTTATGTTTATGTTTTTTATGTGATTTATAATCTCTAGAACGAGATCTGTGCCTATGTTCACTTCGTTTAGTCTGTTTTGGTCTTTCCTTCGAATCTGATAAACGTTTCTCATATTTCTTATACTTTATAGATTCagagtaatttttatttatcgtactTTCTTGCCGGCGAtcatatatcgtatttatacgTTGACCATTCTTTTCATTCTGAGAGAAGTGAGTAGATGCTGATGGCTTTTCATAACGATTAGTTACAGTTAATTTCTGTTTATCTGAATATGTATTTAAGTCTTGTTCAGAACTATATTCGCTTCTTGTTACAGCAGCATCTTTTTgttctaaaatatattctgtatatatCTCCATTTGCTGATTTATAACTTCTCTAAGAATTTCTATATGAGATTTCTTATTAGTGTGCACACCTCTATGCTTGGCTCTACGCCTTTTTAAATTGCGTTCTTGTACAAGCATTTCCAAAAGAgacatttctttattatctttatcttgTGGTTTTCTAAAAGAATGATACAAAAGactttaatacaaataataaaataaaaatgtttatattcgTTGCTTTATGAAACTTACGGTTTATTTATATCAGCGATATCATGACCTATATCAGGTTTAACGGTATGAGCAATCACATATTCGTACAGTGCCTTCCTCTCATCGCTAGTAAAATCTGAGGTGAGTCTGTCAGATGTATGTGGAATTAATCGTTGACCCAAACCTGGTATAAGTgtcaagaaaaattatatagaagatAACTGTGATCAATTAAAGAGTATAACAATATTACTTTATAcaagataaagaataattaatcgaactgatagtaattaaattattttaataatggaAAGTATGatctattatcgatatatgtacattcagCAAAGGATatgaaaaaggatatatatcgAGTCCGTGCCAAGTATAACATTCATAATCTTCTGGAAAAGATCAAACGATTTAAGATACAAAAAAGCATTGATTTCTGTTTACTTGATCTAGGACCAACCTGTTTTCATTTCTGGATTTTGTTCTTTTGCGTGTCGTAAGATTTCATCTTGTAATTCTTCGtctataacatataatacgtAGAACCGttaatatacgattata is a genomic window containing:
- the LOC122636499 gene encoding astacin-like metalloprotease toxin 1 isoform X1, which gives rise to MWNFFSSFIFVPVIFSIICLPNNVKLLPNHDRRNTIRRSLKSNMTQTSISYKLDTWSKYDNPEEGMHHEGDIQILNTRKTITSFKKLLWPNGIVYYTIDEAIENSPQQFSVLQKAMMILMEKTCIQFQRIYPNENGQYSVESWVNIVGNKSGCYSDLGRNLFGGPSVLNLNVNLCFDIIGHALHEMLHTLGAYHEHMRPDRDQHIYILWENIREGTKFNFKLLNTNTVTDYGLPYDYDSIMHYSMTAFSKSKSLATIIPKINGMEIGQRDRLSYYDVKKLLITYKCSAIYYYKNERLYKGEYDRIEVGSSNQMNNISEIHEITNITNSVTEVGLIINPATYHA
- the LOC122636499 gene encoding astacin-like metalloprotease toxin 5 isoform X2, translated to MWNFFSSFIFVPVIFSIICLPNNVKLLPNHDRRNTIRRSLKSNMTQTSISYKLDTWSKYDNPEEGMHHEGDIQILNTRKTITSFKKLLWPNGIVYYTIDEAIENSPQQFSVLQKAMMILMEKTCIQFQRIYPNENGQYSVESWVNIVGNKSGCYSDLGRNLFGGPSVLNLNVNLCFDIIGHALHEMLHTLGAYHEHMRPDRDQHIYILWENIREGTKFNFKLLNTNTVTDYGLPYDYDSIMHYSMTAFSKSKSLATIIPKVHTHTYILLLYYFFLLYFYELFSYR
- the LOC122636498 gene encoding U11/U12 small nuclear ribonucleoprotein 48 kDa protein-like, yielding MLRTTLDERKKQLLELNDFNKNISQEIANITSTLGWTVESISCDNKNFLTCPYDPSHRITEECLDTHLPACQWKAEGYGKFNIPFPESALPPNAPSSLQLDEELQDEILRHAKEQNPEMKTGLGQRLIPHTSDRLTSDFTSDERKALYEYVIAHTVKPDIGHDIADINKPKPQDKDNKEMSLLEMLVQERNLKRRRAKHRGVHTNKKSHIEILREVINQQMEIYTEYILEQKDAAVTRSEYSSEQDLNTYSDKQKLTVTNRYEKPSASTHFSQNEKNGQRINTIYDRRQESTINKNYSESIKYKKYEKRLSDSKERPKQTKRSEHRHRSRSRDYKSHKKHKHKSKDSHIKKKHKSRYHDRSSQERGHSKYSDIRTKDSYYTKDR